A window from Citrus sinensis cultivar Valencia sweet orange chromosome 3, DVS_A1.0, whole genome shotgun sequence encodes these proteins:
- the LOC102612433 gene encoding probable calcium-binding protein CML45 gives MWICYSRIGLPGDSLCRGRGGSLQAIQGSKVSIIIFSKDYASSDWCLNELVKILDCKKINGQIVIPIFYHVDPSDVRKQNGSFGDPFVEHEKQFKNMPEKIQKWRAALTEASNLSGWDSMTIRSEAQLVNKIVGDVLKKLKSSAKKNQHPFNQFSAFIQVILSYRFLLYSSFLQSVQSCKSRNWDEKSKQASFNKKEHDDESLSRDEVEMVMRKLTLFCSFEDEELPQKLGSAELSWLFEEKEPSLEEVKEAFDVFDENKDGFIDAMELQRLLCILGLKEGFELENCKKMIKTFDKNGDGRIDFKEFVKFMEKSFVES, from the exons ATGTGGATTTGTTACTCGAGGATTGGTTTACCAGGAG ATTCGCTCTGTAGAGGTCGGGGCGGGTCGTTACAGGCAATCCAAGGCTCAAAGGTTTCGATAATCATTTTCTCGAAGGACTATGCTTCTTCAGATTGGTGCCTGAATGAACTTGTCAAGATTCTTGActgcaagaaaataaatggtCAAATTGTTATTCCAATTTTCTATCACGTAGATCCATCGGATGTACGGAAGCAAAATGGAAGTTTTGGGGATCCGTTTGTTGAGCATGAAAAACAGTTCAAGAACATGCCAGAAAAGATTCAGAAATGGAGGGCTGCGTTGACCGAAGCATCCAATCTGTCTGGATGGGATTCCATGACAATCAG GTCTGAGGCACAACTCGTAAACAAAATTGTGGGAgatgttttgaagaaattgaaatcatCAGCAAAAAAGAACCAACACCCCTTTAATCAATTTTCTGCATTCATTCAGGTTATATTGTCTTATAGGTTTTTATTGTATAGTTCTTTTCTCCAATCCGTTCAGTCTTGTAAGTCAAGAAATTGGGATGAGAAGAGCAAACAAGCTTCCTTCAATAAGAAGGAACATGATGATGAGAGTCTCTCTAGAGATGAAGTGGAAATGGTCATGCGAAAGTTGACACTTTTTTGCAGCTTTGAAGATGAGGAGCTTCCACAGAAGCTGGGTTCTGCTGAGCTTTCGTGGTTGTTTGAGGAGAAAGAGCCAAGCTTGGAGGAGGTGAAAGAAGCTTTTGATGTGTTTGATGAGAACAAAGATGGCTTCATTGATGCCATGGAGTTGCAGAGATTGCTCTGTATTTTGGGCTTGAAAGAGGGATTTGAGCTGGAGAATTGcaagaaaatgatcaaaacttttgataaaaatgGAGATGGAAGGATAGATTTTAAGGAATTTGTAAAGTTTATGGAGAAGAGCTTTGTTGAATCATAA
- the LOC102612735 gene encoding protein ACCELERATED CELL DEATH 6-like produces the protein MRDANEALRLASLRSALINYNVSPFLLSEIENQDMSETFKTITSPSENTLLHIAAAGSIHDHENMATTLARKYPFLITMQNSKRDTPLHVAARAGMLQTAKILVDCAKRSGMTSSSQIDVKGLMEMKNVRGNTALHEALNALLDAKKDKNKQKEERVTLLVSLARSLVSEDPNASYLKNVDCKSPLYLAVESKNEDILKYILEALPVNDDCATKLEGKSPVKVAIELQKLGLLKMMHDKQPALLLIQDEQMNTPMHWAASVDHLEGVRFLYEINPDSVLQRNEEGFYPFHLASANGRVRVMGEFFEKENMPPPTELLNTKGQNILHVAAKKGKSDTVRRILKASNIDTLINEMDDDGNTPLHLAALYGRHLAAAILVWDGRANQDIINFHGQTAYSIAKQKSAEINPEFFGNDDDADQLRVDNYKTTDKNMKDSGSKPNAYNMMMTLTVLFQHQLSRSGPTSFQSLLKFTGNTSNQRSVKKNDVNNRINTFIVVAALVAGASFASSVQMGSSSFSDSERSTTSTSILRSKVLTLKYFTAFNTIAMYTSITAALALCLALTVDPVLASINIWFASLLIVIALYASCVAFSDSTYMLKDRGQGFIVAMTVVQCFLLIPLAQLATHLLVPFRLKKPLILYNYRIHLWFWYFLDWIWSSPKRTPCCARCLHGKPPKE, from the exons ATGAGAGACGCTAATGAGGCTCTTAGATTAGCGTCTCTTAGATCAGCACTGATCAATTACAATGTCAGTCCATTCCTCCTTTCTGAGATTGAAAACCAAGACATGTCAGAAACTTTCAAAACAATAACTAGCCCTTCTGAGAATACGTTGCTGCACATAGCAGCTGCGGGCTCTATTCACGATCATGAAAATATGGCGACAACATTGGCGAGAAAGTATCCCTTCTTGATCACCATGCAAAACTCCAAACGCGATACTCCGCTTCACGTTGCTGCTAGAGCTGGGATGTTACAAACGGCGAAAATCCTCGTCGATTGTGCGAAAAGGTCTGGAATGACATCATCATCTCAAATAGATGTCAAAGGTCTGATGGAGATGAAAAACGTTAGGGGAAACACAGCTCTGCACGAGGCGCTTAATGCTTTGCTGGATGCCaagaaagacaaaaataaacaGAAGGAAGAAAGAGTAACCTTGCTGGTATCTCTTGCTCGATCCCTAGTGTCGGAAGATCCAAATGCGTCCTACTTAAAGAACGTTGACTGTAAATCTCCTCTGTATCTGGCGGTTGAGTCTAAAAACGAGGATATCCTGAAATACATCCTGGAAGCTCTACCAGTGAATGACGATTGCGCCACTAAGTTAGAGGGAAAATCCCCTGTGAAGGTTGCCATTGAGCTACAAAAACTAG GTttgttgaaaatgatgcaCGATAAGCAACCAGCTCTATTACTTATACAAGATGAACAAATGAATACTCCGATGCATTGGGCAGCATCCGTAGATCATCTTGAAGGGGTTCGTTTCCTCTACGAAATCAATCCTGATAGTGTCCTTCAACGGAATGAGGAGGGCTTTTATCCTTTCCATCTTGCAAGTGCAAATGGCCGTGTCCGAGTAATGGGCgagttttttgaaaaagagaaCATGCCTCCCCCAACAGAATTGCTCAATACGAAAGGGCAGAATATTCTTCATGTGGCGGCCAAGAAGGGGAAATCTGATACCGTGAGGCGCATACTCAAAGCAAGCAATATCGATACGCTAATTAACGAGATGGATGACGATGGAAATACACCATTGCATTTGGCAGCTTTGTACGGTCGTCATTTGGCAGCGGCCATTCTCGTATGGGATGGACGAGCAAATCAAGACATTATCAACTTTCATGGCCAAACGGCCTACAGTATTGCCAAGCAAAAATCTGCTGAGATAAATCCAGAGTTCTTTGGAAACGACGACGAT GCTGACCAGCTCAGAGTTGACAATTATAAAACAACTGACAAGAATATGAAGGATTCGGGTTCAAAACCAAATGCATATAATATG ATGATGACGTTAACGGTCTTATTTCAACATCAACTTTCTCGTTCGGGTCCCACGTCCTTTCAAAGTCTTTTGAAGTTTACTGGAAATACAAGCAATCAAAGGTccgttaaaaaaaatgatgttaaCAACAGAATAAACACCTTCATTGTCGTGGCAGCACTTGTTGCCGGTGCTTCCTTTGCTTCTTCAGTCCAAATGGGTAGCAGTAGCTTCAGTGACAGCGAACGGTCTACTACTAGTACAAGTATCTTGCGTAGCAAGGTTTTGACTCTAAAATATTTCACAGCTTTCAATACTATAGCTATGTACACATCCATCACGGCTGCACTCGCACTGTGTTTGGCGCTAACAGTTGATCCGGTTCTAGCATCTATAAACATTTGGTTTGCATCTCTATTGATAGTGATAGCACTTTATGCGTCATGCGTTGCCTTTTCCGACAGCACATACATGTTAAAAGATAGGGGCCAAGGATTTATTGTTGCCATGACGGTGGTTCAGTGCTTTCTTTTGATTCCACTGGCGCAGCTTGCAACTCATTTGCTTGTCCCCTTTAGACTGAAGAAACCTTTGATTTTGTACAACTACCGGATTCACTTGTGGTTTTGGTACTTTCTCGACTGGATCTGGAGTTCACCGAAAAGAACCCCTTGTTGTGCTCGCTGCCTCCATGGCAAGCCGCCAAAAGAGTAG